A window of the Nibribacter ruber genome harbors these coding sequences:
- the gldC gene encoding gliding motility protein GldC has product MKKSEIHFSIALDDQRVPEAISWRATDAGDDMHFAKAINIALWDRNDTGTMKIDLWTKDMPVDEMKYFYIDTLGAMAQSLESATNDKVMAEKMRALCQELMAHVDEQQKRNAQNNPQA; this is encoded by the coding sequence ATGAAGAAATCAGAAATACACTTTAGCATTGCCTTAGATGACCAGCGCGTACCAGAAGCCATCAGCTGGCGCGCTACAGATGCCGGGGATGACATGCACTTCGCCAAGGCCATCAACATTGCCCTGTGGGACCGGAATGACACTGGCACCATGAAGATAGACCTCTGGACCAAAGACATGCCCGTTGATGAAATGAAATATTTTTACATTGACACGCTGGGAGCCATGGCGCAAAGCCTGGAGTCTGCCACCAATGACAAGGTAATGGCCGAGAAAATGCGTGCCCTTTGCCAGGAGTTGATGGCACACGTAGACGAGCAGCAGAAACGCAACGCCCAGAACAACCCGCAGGCGTAA
- the gldF gene encoding gliding motility-associated ABC transporter permease subunit GldF, which translates to MLAILSKEFNSYLNSLIGYIVIGVFLVATGLFMWVFPDSSVLDYGYADLQSVFSLAPWLFLFLIPAITMRAFAEERKAGTMELLLTKPLSDTQLLLGKYFACLLLALFALLPTLLYYVSVYLLGDPVGNIDSAAVAGSYLGLIFLAAVFVAMGIFASSLTENQIVAFILAVFLCYLVYTGFDLLASIDAWGTASYYIAQLGISYHYSSISKGLIDSRDVLYFLSVITIMLLGTKLVLESRKW; encoded by the coding sequence ATGTTAGCAATCTTATCAAAAGAGTTTAACTCCTACCTCAACTCGCTCATCGGGTACATCGTCATTGGGGTGTTTCTGGTGGCAACGGGCCTGTTTATGTGGGTCTTCCCAGACAGCAGCGTGCTGGACTATGGCTACGCCGATTTGCAGAGCGTTTTCTCCCTGGCGCCCTGGCTGTTCTTGTTTTTGATTCCGGCTATTACCATGCGGGCCTTCGCCGAAGAGCGCAAGGCTGGCACCATGGAACTGCTCCTGACCAAACCGCTCTCTGATACGCAGTTGCTGTTGGGCAAGTACTTTGCGTGTCTGCTATTGGCCTTGTTCGCGCTGTTGCCTACGCTATTGTACTATGTGAGCGTGTACTTGTTGGGAGATCCGGTGGGAAACATTGATTCGGCAGCGGTAGCAGGTTCTTACTTGGGCTTGATTTTCTTGGCGGCGGTTTTTGTGGCCATGGGCATTTTTGCGTCTTCGCTGACTGAGAATCAGATTGTGGCCTTTATTCTGGCGGTGTTTCTGTGCTATCTGGTGTACACTGGCTTTGACCTGCTGGCCTCTATTGATGCCTGGGGAACGGCCTCGTATTACATTGCGCAATTAGGTATTTCGTATCACTACAGCTCCATCTCAAAAGGATTGATTGACTCCAGAGACGTGCTGTATTTCTTGAGTGTGATCACCATTATGTTATTAGGAACCAAACTGGTATTGGAGAGCAGAAAATGGTAG
- the dnaN gene encoding DNA polymerase III subunit beta, with product MKFIVSSTALLKQLTSINGVVANNPVVPILENFLFEINDGVLTITASDLETSMITEIHVEARENGRIAAPAKILIDTLKNLPDQPVTFTIDEETYTIEISSSNGRYKLSGENATDFPKVPVVRGGNAIEIPSNVLSRAINKTIFAVSNDELRPAMTGIFVQLGSDNITFVATDGHRLLRYRRKDVSSENAASIIIPKKAFNLLKSTLPSEATAVRMEFNTSNAFFSFDNIKMICRLIDERYPDYENVIPAQNPNKLSIDRYDFLSSVKRISIYSNKTTHQVRLRITGSELQISAEDLDFSNEASERLTCQYDGEDMEIGFNAKFLTEMLSNMDSDEITLELSTPNRAGLLMPANNDDEENILMLVMPVMLNNYV from the coding sequence ATGAAATTCATTGTATCTTCTACGGCGCTTTTAAAGCAGCTTACCAGCATCAACGGGGTAGTGGCTAACAACCCCGTTGTCCCGATTCTGGAGAACTTCTTGTTCGAGATCAACGATGGCGTTTTGACCATCACCGCCAGTGACCTGGAGACATCCATGATCACAGAGATACACGTGGAGGCCCGCGAGAACGGTAGAATTGCCGCGCCGGCCAAAATATTGATTGACACCCTTAAAAACCTCCCAGACCAGCCGGTGACCTTCACCATTGACGAGGAGACCTATACCATTGAAATCAGCTCGTCTAACGGCCGCTACAAGTTGTCTGGTGAGAATGCCACAGACTTTCCTAAAGTGCCGGTAGTACGCGGCGGCAACGCCATTGAGATACCTTCTAACGTCTTGAGCCGCGCCATCAACAAAACCATTTTTGCGGTGAGCAATGATGAGTTGCGCCCCGCCATGACCGGTATTTTTGTGCAGTTGGGCAGTGACAACATCACGTTTGTGGCCACAGACGGCCACCGCTTGCTGCGCTACAGACGCAAAGACGTGAGCAGCGAGAACGCCGCTTCTATCATCATCCCTAAAAAAGCCTTCAACCTGCTGAAGTCCACGTTACCTAGTGAGGCCACGGCGGTGAGAATGGAGTTTAACACCTCTAACGCGTTCTTCAGCTTTGACAATATTAAAATGATCTGCCGCCTCATTGATGAGCGCTACCCAGATTATGAGAACGTGATTCCGGCGCAGAACCCTAACAAGTTGAGCATTGACCGTTATGACTTCCTGAGCTCTGTAAAACGTATCTCAATCTATTCCAACAAAACTACGCACCAGGTTCGTCTGCGCATTACCGGAAGCGAACTGCAGATCTCTGCCGAGGACTTAGACTTCTCCAATGAGGCCAGCGAGCGCCTCACCTGCCAGTACGACGGCGAGGACATGGAGATTGGCTTCAACGCCAAGTTCCTGACGGAAATGCTCAGCAACATGGATTCAGATGAAATCACGCTGGAATTGTCTACGCCCAACCGTGCCGGTCTTTTGATGCCAGCCAACAACGATGACGAAGAGAATATTTTGATGCTGGTGATGCCAGTGATGTTGAATAACTACGTATAG
- the gldG gene encoding gliding motility-associated ABC transporter substrate-binding protein GldG, whose protein sequence is MVEQTHPTPENQATVAESRRRQDWTFFLVAVGLLLVLNFVASRYFFRIDLTEDQRYTISDKTKNLLGNLKEPVQVTVYLEGEFPAGFRRLQNSTREMLEEFRLYSDGKLDYNFVDPSANTNEEARNQFYMQLVQLGLQPTNLFAQEGDKKVEKIVFPGAIVAGAGKQTAATLLKGNQAAPPDERLNQSIEGLEYELASAVRKVAAASSGRIGVLQGHGELWVPKAADFLGTLSEYYTVNRVELSQVPDLHSFNLVVMMKPTQPYTEQDKYKLDQFVMRGGKILFLLDGVRAELDSIRNEGMLALPNDVNLQDLLFKYGARVNPDLVQDLNASFIPMVTGYMGNQPQTQLVPWRYYPLINSFSKLPMTRNLDAVQAKFVSSIDTVKAVGIKKTPLLWSSQYSRKRPAPVSLSLNDPRIDRDPKLFGEQAVPMGYLLEGSFKSLWTNRQPPAGSSIPFMGTSKPTKLVIFSDGDLGANEVDPKTGRPMELGYDRFTRLRYANKELLKNTVDFLLDEKGLIELRGKEIKLRPLDKAKLRDERTQWQVLNLGIPLVLLLLFGVFKFWFRKRKYAR, encoded by the coding sequence ATGGTAGAGCAGACACATCCAACTCCAGAAAACCAGGCAACCGTAGCAGAAAGCCGAAGACGCCAGGATTGGACTTTCTTTCTGGTAGCCGTGGGCCTATTGCTGGTCCTCAACTTTGTGGCCAGCCGTTATTTCTTCAGAATTGACCTCACCGAAGACCAGCGGTATACCATCTCTGACAAGACCAAGAACTTGCTGGGCAACCTCAAGGAACCGGTACAAGTGACGGTGTACCTGGAGGGTGAATTCCCGGCGGGCTTTAGACGTTTGCAGAATTCCACCCGCGAGATGCTGGAGGAATTCAGGCTCTACAGTGACGGCAAACTGGACTATAATTTCGTGGACCCCAGCGCCAACACCAATGAGGAGGCCCGCAACCAGTTTTACATGCAACTGGTCCAGCTGGGCCTGCAACCTACCAACCTGTTCGCGCAGGAAGGCGATAAAAAGGTAGAAAAGATTGTCTTTCCGGGCGCCATTGTAGCCGGGGCTGGCAAGCAAACCGCCGCTACGCTTTTAAAAGGCAACCAGGCCGCGCCACCCGATGAGCGCCTCAACCAATCCATAGAAGGGTTGGAGTATGAACTGGCCTCGGCGGTACGTAAAGTGGCGGCTGCCAGCAGCGGCCGCATTGGCGTTTTGCAGGGCCACGGTGAACTGTGGGTACCCAAAGCGGCTGACTTTCTGGGCACGCTCTCGGAATACTACACCGTGAACCGCGTGGAATTGTCTCAAGTACCGGATTTGCATTCGTTTAACCTGGTGGTGATGATGAAGCCCACCCAGCCCTATACAGAGCAGGACAAATACAAGCTGGACCAGTTTGTGATGCGCGGCGGCAAAATTTTATTCTTACTGGATGGCGTACGCGCTGAGTTGGACAGCATCAGGAACGAAGGCATGTTGGCTCTGCCCAATGATGTGAACCTGCAGGACTTGTTGTTTAAGTACGGCGCTCGCGTGAATCCAGACTTGGTGCAGGATTTGAACGCCAGCTTCATACCAATGGTCACGGGCTACATGGGCAATCAACCCCAGACGCAACTGGTGCCTTGGCGGTATTACCCGCTTATCAACAGCTTCAGCAAACTGCCCATGACCCGCAACTTAGACGCGGTGCAGGCCAAGTTTGTAAGCTCCATTGATACCGTGAAGGCCGTGGGCATTAAGAAGACGCCCTTGCTGTGGTCCTCGCAATACTCGCGCAAGCGCCCGGCGCCGGTGTCTTTGTCCTTGAACGACCCCAGAATTGACCGAGATCCCAAATTGTTCGGGGAGCAGGCCGTGCCTATGGGCTACCTGCTGGAAGGCAGCTTTAAGTCGTTGTGGACCAACCGTCAACCTCCGGCCGGTTCTTCCATTCCGTTTATGGGAACCAGCAAGCCCACCAAACTAGTGATTTTCTCAGACGGCGACCTTGGCGCCAATGAAGTGGACCCTAAAACCGGAAGGCCCATGGAACTGGGGTATGACCGCTTCACGCGCCTGCGCTACGCTAACAAGGAACTCCTTAAAAACACGGTAGATTTTCTCTTGGATGAAAAAGGCCTTATTGAGCTTCGCGGCAAGGAAATCAAACTACGCCCCCTGGATAAAGCTAAACTGCGCGATGAGCGTACCCAATGGCAGGTGTTGAACCTGGGCATTCCCTTGGTGCTGCTGTTACTGTTTGGCGTGTTTAAATTCTGGTTCCGGAAACGGAAATACGCTAGGTAG